Part of the Pangasianodon hypophthalmus isolate fPanHyp1 chromosome 9, fPanHyp1.pri, whole genome shotgun sequence genome is shown below.
ACCAGTAGTGTTTGGTCAGGCCTCGTGTCGGTTATCTTATAGACACTCCCCAAAGTCCCTTCACTCATCCCCCATCTCAGCTTTCCTccagagaagaaagaaacatCGCCAAAGACTGTAAGCTCTAGTGTCACCACCTTCAAGGAGGAAAAATGAAGGACATCCtcccaacaaacaaacaaacaaataaatacataaataaataggcaatatgttttcaggttgtctgtctatctgagaCTTTCACTGGCACATATCGTTAAACCATTTTCCTGATTCTACAGATTTACAATTGTGTTTTTACTGATAGAAGAATGATGATTTAACACTGTGTGGATTATTGAATAGAAAAAGGATATGGTGACCCTGTTTTAagtaaaatactttttaaatatattatatctatggattaaaatatattgaatagACTGTATGGTTagtaatttattctttttaaattgtaaagtgACCATTGTATAGAATGTaaagtaatatatttataaatgaccAATTAAAACTATCTAATCATTTTACTCCTCAGTATAAAAGAATAGATGGGACATTATCAGGCTAATTTGCAGTAAACTGTGCAAACACACTAAAATCCTAATCTCAGCCACCTGGGACACTGGAGCCACGAAGCTCTGAAGTTAACTGATGTAACAAGCAGAGTACCTGTGTAACATGATTTAGACAATAATTCTCTCAGCCatcctgtatataaactagCCTATAGTGTCGTGGCAAAACTTTTCAGAtgagaataacaaaaataactttCCAAAGACAAAGGGTTTTGGATGCCAAATATGAGACTTTATTGAATGAACCAACAAAGCAGAGATGATCATCTGATTTACACAGtcgtggctcatgcttttatacactTCTAGAACAATGATCTTATTAAGTGaagtcttctctttttttcttttaatcacacacctgcttAGTTTACCCTCtatcttagttttaaccatGGCGAGAGATCactcagtttattttttaaaaaaagttaacattcATCACAACCTCAACAATGCACTTCAGTAGTCtgatagagagaaaaacaccTTCCCGTGAGATATGACAGAGCACATCTGGACTGAAGAAGATACAATTTATGAATGAGAACTGTGTGCTTATTGTTTTTCCCAAAAGCACAGTCTACCtgcaaggtcacaccagtttgttttaggtttcttgattcacatacacagaaatatccTTGTAAAATCATAAAGTCACTCTCTAAATGCACTAAATCTTTTATGATTTCTAAGTATTTTAACTCTTGATTATACTTGATGGATTATATGATAATCATACTTAAATCATACTTTGATTAAGAAAATTCTTTGAGAATAGTCATGCTAGTCACTGTTGTTAACAGCTCGTGAAGGTGTTTTAGCTATAAAAGAGAACCACAAATGAGCTCCAGCGTTGTCCAGCATTGAGGCGTTGAGtggaacaaaatcaaaaaagaatgaatgaaaaacgaGCTAGTCAGTTGGAGGAAGCTTTTCACTTTCTGCAGTGTCTTATATttatgctgtgtattattattcttactacTCAACTGCTCGTTATTATGCATTTCCCCACTTTTCTGTTAttctatcatcattattatcatcatatagtccatattacatgatgtgttttgtttgttcacagaccacaaaagaagaaatcaaacatcagcagaaatcagttggagtccatattcaaggtgtggGTGTGACTTGTGTTGTTTTATCGAGGTGCAGCAGAATTATGGGTAATCAGACAGTTGTAAATGTGGTAATagacagaggtttttttttttccttttcataaaataaaggcATCTCTCACTgtttaacattataatatttagatctgttactgtgtgtttctaaccaggagctggaacacaaagtcatcactctgataaagaatgagctgaagaggtttaggaagctcgtgagtccagattacccagcatgcactgagagggaggtggaggatgaggaggatctgcacagtgtcagagagggagcgctgaagatcacactgcacgtcctgaagaacatgaaccacacagatctcgctaacacactgcacaacagtaagagctctgagtcgtggctttattccatcaggttcactttagagagaggaaattgttttagatattaacacttttagttttaagtttgattttagtatcatgtacatctggtgcttttctgttctgttcgtgatccagcttgtggttactctgtacaatggtcctgttccttcagtaatatttagtacatgaatcaggaatgaacagcagcatttgaaagaattttacattttatattgtgctcagtgattttgcattaaaacatgttattactttgtttattagagtctgtgGCCTTTGTGTATCAGGCAAAGTTGAAAtccaacctgagagagaagtttaaaagaattaatgaaggaatctcacagcatggaggctcagcacttctgaatgagatctacacagagctctacatcacagagggttggagtggagacgtcaataatgaacatgaggttagacagattgagacagcgtccaggacaccagcaacacaggagacacccatcaaatgtaatgacctctttaaagacaagtccatcagaactgtgctgactaaaggtgttgctggaattggaaaaacagtctctgtgcagaagttcattctggactgggctgaaggaaaagcaaatcaggacgtcaccttcatgtttccacttccctttagagagctgaatttgatgaagcagcaaaatctcagtctgatgaatcttcttcatcactttttcccagaaatgagaaaactacaaTTAATAGATTGTGAAtcctacaaagtggtgttgatctttgatggtctggatgagtgtcgacttcctctaaatttccagaacaatgagagattgtgtgatgtgacagagtcagcctcagtggatatGCTGCtcacaaacctcatcaaggggaatctgcttccctctgctctcctctggataacctctcgaccaggagcagccaatcagatccctcctgagagtgtagaccaggtaacagaggtacgagggttcagtgatcctcagaaagaggagtacttcaggaagaggatcagtgatcagagcttggtcaataaaatcatcacacacgtgaagtcttcaagaagcctctacatcatgtgccacatcccagtcttctgctggatttcagccaatgttctagagagaatgttgggtgaagcagagagtggagagatccccaagactctgactcaaatgttcacacacttcctgatctttcagatcaaacacaaggaccaaaagtaccatcagaaatgtgaccctgatcctcagcagaccagagagagtatcctggcactggggaaactggctttccaacagctggagaaaggaaacctgatcttctatgaggaagacctgagtgagtgtggcattgatgtcagagaagtgtcagtgtactcaggagtgtgtacccaaatcttcagagaggagtttgggcttcacctggggaaggtgttcagctttgtacatctgagtgttcaggagtttttggctgctttatatgcatttctctccttcatcagcagaaatgtaccagaacaacaaatcactgatctGTCTGAACTTTCCAGAaagtcaaacatgtctgatttcctcaggagtgcagtggacaaggccttacagagtgagaatggacacctggacctgttcctccgcttccttctgggtctctcactggagtccaatcagactctttTACGAGGCTTAATACCACAGAGAGGAAGCAGCTTTCACAGCGAACAGGAAACAGTcaagtacatcaaggagaagatcagggagaatccatcaccagagaaatccatcaatctgttccactgtctgaatgaactgaatg
Proteins encoded:
- the LOC128318901 gene encoding NLR family CARD domain-containing protein 3-like gives rise to the protein MTSNMSVSGKQDLKKDERRMKRKRSDSPEPSCMSMKSDASMDPPVKFRDRDRDSSTDVRPQKKKSNISRNQLESIFKELEHKVITLIKNELKRFRKLVSPDYPACTEREVEDEEDLHSVREGALKITLHVLKNMNHTDLANTLHNKSVAFVYQAKLKSNLREKFKRINEGISQHGGSALLNEIYTELYITEGWSGDVNNEHEVRQIETASRTPATQETPIKCNDLFKDKSIRTVLTKGVAGIGKTVSVQKFILDWAEGKANQDVTFMFPLPFRELNLMKQQNLSLMNLLHHFFPEMRKLQLIDCESYKVVLIFDGLDECRLPLNFQNNERLCDVTESASVDMLLTNLIKGNLLPSALLWITSRPGAANQIPPESVDQVTEVRGFSDPQKEEYFRKRISDQSLVNKIITHVKSSRSLYIMCHIPVFCWISANVLERMLGEAESGEIPKTLTQMFTHFLIFQIKHKDQKYHQKCDPDPQQTRESILALGKLAFQQLEKGNLIFYEEDLSECGIDVREVSVYSGVCTQIFREEFGLHLGKVFSFVHLSVQEFLAALYAFLSFISRNVPEQQITDLSELSRKSNMSDFLRSAVDKALQSENGHLDLFLRFLLGLSLESNQTLLRGLIPQRGSSFHSEQETVKYIKEKIRENPSPEKSINLFHCLNELNDHSLVQEVQTYLNREDYRCLSGSSLSPAQWSALVFVLLNSEQELDEFSLNKYYQSEECLLRLLPVVKASRKAE